A genome region from Christensenella minuta includes the following:
- a CDS encoding phage holin, protein MSKINWKVRAKSPLFWVGLLGVIASPVLAYYGLSYADMTTWESIGNVLQQFFTNPFLIGTVAMAALSFIGVLTDPTTKGIKDSEQAQGYTEPKG, encoded by the coding sequence ATGAGTAAAATTAATTGGAAGGTACGGGCAAAAAGCCCGCTGTTTTGGGTAGGGCTGTTAGGCGTGATCGCATCGCCTGTGCTTGCGTATTACGGGCTGTCGTACGCGGACATGACGACGTGGGAGAGCATCGGGAACGTGCTGCAGCAGTTCTTCACAAACCCGTTCCTGATTGGCACGGTGGCGATGGCGGCGTTGTCGTTTATTGGCGTGCTGACCGACCCGACCACAAAAGGGATTAAGGACAGCGAGCAAGCGCAGGGGTATACAGAGCCGAAAGGTTGA
- a CDS encoding N-acetylmuramoyl-L-alanine amidase: MSKIYINPGHGGSDSGAVGVGGRQEKDDALRYASAVADKLKAAGHTVELERNADYLINVKDIAKNANLWGADLFIAFHRNAGGGAGAECLIVTGASATSREMAQAVQSALVGVGFRDRGVKVQDRNTYVLSHTTMPATTIECGFIDNAGDNALFDSKFNEIVQGITAAILSIAGGVVPNTATPPSPSANVPELTRVLKRTSPMMTGDDVRQLQERLKAHLADPGKIDGEFGDKTRDAVIAFQQARINEGRDVGCRYNGNKPDGKCGELTWAILWEPAPGE; the protein is encoded by the coding sequence ATGAGTAAAATTTATATCAACCCGGGTCACGGCGGGAGCGACAGCGGGGCCGTAGGCGTCGGAGGACGGCAGGAAAAGGACGACGCGCTGCGTTATGCGTCCGCAGTGGCGGACAAGCTGAAAGCGGCGGGACACACTGTAGAACTGGAGCGGAATGCGGACTACCTTATCAATGTGAAAGACATTGCGAAGAACGCGAACCTGTGGGGTGCGGACCTGTTCATTGCTTTTCACCGCAACGCAGGAGGCGGTGCGGGCGCGGAGTGCCTGATCGTAACTGGTGCAAGCGCAACGTCGCGGGAAATGGCGCAGGCGGTCCAAAGCGCGCTTGTGGGTGTTGGGTTCCGTGACCGGGGCGTTAAGGTGCAGGACAGGAACACCTATGTGCTCTCCCATACGACCATGCCTGCAACGACCATCGAGTGCGGATTCATAGATAATGCTGGGGACAACGCGTTGTTTGACAGCAAGTTTAATGAGATCGTTCAGGGGATCACGGCCGCGATTCTTTCCATTGCCGGAGGCGTTGTGCCGAACACGGCAACGCCGCCCAGCCCGTCCGCGAATGTGCCGGAGCTTACGCGGGTATTAAAACGCACCAGCCCGATGATGACGGGCGACGATGTGCGGCAGTTGCAAGAGCGGCTCAAGGCACATCTTGCCGATCCGGGAAAAATAGATGGGGAGTTTGGTGATAAGACCAGAGATGCCGTGATTGCGTTCCAGCAGGCGAGGATCAACGAAGGAAGGGACGTGGGATGCCGCTACAACGGCAACAAGCCGGACGGTAAGTGCGGCGAACTGACGTGGGCGATCTTGTGGGAGCCCGCGCCGGGGGAATAA
- a CDS encoding cation-translocating P-type ATPase: MDDGQQRYDSDCRTGLTDGQVKSRIDAGLTNAYNTNTTKSYRQIFKDNLVTFFNILNMVFTVLIVMTGYIKELVFLLVVVGNLVIGIAQEIVTKKTLDKLSVIVAAKVTVVRNGAEKEIGVADIVLDDVMQLRPGNQVCADGVMLEGSVEVNESLITGESDVVAKGPGDFLYSGSFIVSGNAYARVERVGIENYANKISYDAKASKKRTSELRNSLNRILKIISIIIVPVGILLFLKQGLVVGLPIPDNTVKTVGALIGMIPEGLILLTSISLATSAVILATKQTLVQDLYCIETLARVDILCLDKTGTITEGKMHVEEVIPVGAAKDLDRILSNMAGALQDDNATFHAVVEKFGKSFDHEVKTIVPFSSARKYSGVSFEGEGTYFLGAFEFIFPNGYAGLDAEKYAKQGSRVLVLAHSDATDVLDNKVPGGMRPIAFLLISDRIRADAKKTLEFFEKQQVELKIISGDSPVTAGAIAKRAGVKNYEAVDATLLKTKEDIEAAAEKYSVFGRVTPSQKKELIAALKRKGHTVAMAGDGVNDVLALKESDCSIAMASGSDAAKNIANLVLLDSNFATMPDIVNEGRKVINNIERVATLFITKTVYAVLLAFATVILLDSSYPFTPLQMTLISFVTIGFPAFFLALEPNFAPIKEHFLINILKKSLPGGLSVIIGILAVNVLAGIFQYTPAAVSTMCMLMAVAVGMWVVAKVSMPFTTARKVILGSAIGLFILCIIFLRGFFDVAPISLPQAVVVCVFTAVAPFMMRGFERIVEKRADKFLSKKIVRRSLQITDDELKKK, from the coding sequence ATGGACGACGGGCAACAGCGCTATGATTCGGACTGCCGCACGGGGCTTACGGACGGACAGGTCAAAAGCCGTATTGATGCGGGTCTCACAAATGCGTATAATACGAATACGACAAAATCGTACCGGCAGATTTTTAAGGATAACCTTGTAACCTTTTTTAATATACTGAATATGGTGTTCACGGTCCTTATCGTGATGACGGGCTACATCAAGGAACTTGTTTTCCTGCTCGTTGTCGTGGGGAACCTTGTCATTGGGATTGCACAGGAGATCGTAACCAAGAAAACGCTCGATAAGCTCTCGGTGATCGTGGCGGCCAAGGTCACGGTGGTACGGAACGGAGCCGAAAAGGAGATCGGCGTTGCGGATATCGTCCTTGACGATGTGATGCAGCTTCGGCCCGGCAACCAGGTATGTGCGGACGGGGTGATGCTTGAAGGATCGGTGGAGGTCAACGAGTCCCTGATTACGGGCGAATCCGACGTTGTGGCCAAGGGCCCGGGCGACTTTCTTTATTCGGGCAGCTTTATCGTATCGGGCAACGCTTACGCGCGTGTGGAGCGCGTGGGAATTGAAAACTATGCAAATAAAATTTCCTATGATGCGAAGGCATCTAAAAAGCGTACGTCCGAGCTGCGCAATTCCCTCAACCGCATCCTTAAAATTATCAGCATCATCATCGTGCCGGTGGGTATTCTGCTGTTTCTGAAACAGGGGCTTGTGGTGGGCCTGCCCATACCGGATAATACGGTCAAAACGGTGGGGGCCCTTATTGGCATGATCCCTGAAGGCCTTATCCTGCTCACCAGTATTTCCCTTGCAACCAGCGCCGTGATCCTCGCGACAAAGCAGACGCTTGTGCAGGACCTCTACTGCATCGAGACGCTCGCGCGTGTAGATATCCTGTGCCTTGACAAGACGGGAACGATCACCGAGGGAAAGATGCATGTGGAGGAAGTCATTCCCGTAGGCGCTGCAAAAGACTTGGACAGGATCCTCTCCAATATGGCCGGAGCGCTTCAGGACGATAACGCGACTTTCCATGCCGTAGTGGAAAAATTCGGCAAGAGCTTTGACCATGAAGTAAAAACCATCGTGCCATTTTCTTCGGCGCGTAAATACAGCGGCGTAAGCTTTGAAGGGGAAGGGACCTATTTCCTCGGGGCCTTCGAGTTTATTTTTCCCAACGGGTATGCGGGCCTCGACGCGGAAAAATACGCGAAACAAGGAAGCCGGGTGCTGGTGCTTGCGCACAGCGACGCCACCGACGTGCTGGATAACAAGGTCCCCGGGGGAATGCGCCCCATCGCGTTCCTGCTCATTTCCGACCGGATTCGGGCGGATGCGAAAAAGACGCTTGAATTTTTTGAGAAGCAGCAGGTAGAGCTTAAGATCATATCCGGGGACAGTCCGGTCACGGCCGGCGCGATCGCCAAACGCGCGGGCGTAAAAAATTATGAAGCGGTGGATGCCACCCTGCTCAAAACGAAGGAGGATATTGAGGCGGCTGCCGAAAAGTACAGCGTGTTTGGGCGGGTAACGCCTTCCCAGAAAAAGGAATTGATTGCCGCGCTGAAACGCAAGGGTCATACGGTCGCCATGGCGGGCGACGGCGTAAACGACGTGCTGGCCCTGAAGGAATCCGATTGCAGCATTGCTATGGCGTCGGGCAGCGACGCGGCTAAAAATATCGCCAACCTTGTGCTGCTCGATTCTAATTTTGCGACGATGCCCGATATTGTAAATGAAGGGCGCAAGGTAATCAACAACATAGAACGCGTGGCCACTCTGTTTATTACCAAAACGGTGTATGCGGTGCTCCTTGCGTTCGCGACGGTAATCCTGCTCGACAGCAGTTATCCGTTTACGCCCCTGCAGATGACGCTAATCAGTTTTGTGACCATTGGCTTCCCGGCGTTTTTCCTTGCTTTGGAGCCGAATTTTGCGCCGATCAAGGAGCATTTCCTGATTAATATTTTAAAAAAATCATTGCCCGGAGGGCTTTCCGTTATTATCGGAATCCTTGCGGTCAACGTGCTTGCGGGAATCTTCCAATACACCCCGGCGGCGGTCTCCACGATGTGCATGCTCATGGCGGTTGCGGTCGGTATGTGGGTGGTAGCTAAGGTCAGCATGCCGTTTACCACGGCGCGCAAGGTGATCCTCGGCAGCGCCATTGGCCTGTTCATCCTGTGCATCATTTTCCTCAGGGGCTTTTTCGATGTGGCGCCAATCAGCCTTCCGCAGGCCGTTGTAGTGTGTGTTTTCACGGCGGTCGCGCCGTTCATGATGCGGGGCTTTGAACGCATTGTGGAAAAACGCGCGGACAAGTTCCTTTCCAAGAAGATCGTACGCAGGAGCCTGCAGATTACGGACGACGAGCTGAAGAAGAAATAA
- a CDS encoding aldose epimerase family protein — MIETQKTGSKDGKDIFVYTFSSEAGGCMKVTNYGGTIMSVEMPDADGNRADVVLGFETPEEYFGGHPFFGATVGRYANRIANGRFTVGGKDYAIPCNENGVNLLHGGDNSFNRKVWDGTADGNMLTLSYHSPDGEGGFPGAVDVRIEMTLTDDNAVRLEYFAESDEDTILSLTNHSYFNLRGEGEISDHVLTIDAGEYTPVDGNLIPTGEIAEVAGTPLDFTHPHLIGERIEDPFPQMKLCGGYDHNFVLWGAGFRRAARVEDPQSGRVMEVYTDKPGMQLYTANFVPEMKGKNGVQYGPRTAYCFETQLFPDSVHHDEFPSCILQKGKTYHDVTEYRFLTK, encoded by the coding sequence ATGATTGAAACTCAAAAAACTGGCAGTAAAGACGGTAAGGATATTTTTGTTTATACATTTTCGAGTGAAGCCGGCGGATGCATGAAGGTCACGAATTATGGCGGGACGATTATGTCGGTCGAAATGCCGGACGCAGACGGCAATAGGGCGGATGTAGTGCTCGGCTTTGAAACGCCGGAGGAGTATTTTGGCGGCCATCCCTTTTTTGGCGCAACAGTCGGGCGGTATGCCAACCGGATCGCAAACGGCCGGTTCACGGTGGGCGGAAAGGATTACGCCATCCCGTGCAACGAAAACGGGGTAAATCTTCTTCATGGAGGAGACAACAGCTTTAACCGCAAGGTGTGGGACGGTACGGCAGACGGCAATATGCTGACCCTTTCCTATCACAGTCCGGACGGGGAAGGCGGCTTCCCGGGCGCGGTGGATGTGCGCATTGAAATGACCCTTACGGACGATAATGCAGTGCGCCTCGAATATTTTGCAGAATCGGATGAGGACACCATATTGTCCCTCACAAATCATTCTTATTTCAACCTGCGGGGGGAGGGCGAGATCAGCGACCATGTGCTGACCATCGACGCCGGGGAATATACGCCGGTGGACGGCAACCTGATCCCCACGGGAGAGATTGCCGAGGTTGCGGGCACTCCGCTCGATTTCACGCATCCGCACCTGATCGGCGAGCGGATCGAAGATCCATTCCCGCAGATGAAGCTGTGCGGGGGATACGACCACAACTTTGTTTTGTGGGGCGCGGGCTTCCGGCGTGCGGCGCGGGTTGAAGACCCGCAGAGCGGCCGCGTGATGGAGGTCTATACGGACAAACCGGGCATGCAGCTCTATACGGCGAACTTCGTGCCGGAGATGAAGGGGAAGAACGGAGTGCAATACGGCCCGCGTACGGCCTATTGCTTTGAGACGCAGCTTTTCCCGGACAGCGTGCACCACGATGAATTTCCTTCCTGCATCCTGCAGAAGGGAAAGACCTACCACGACGTAACGGAATACCGGTTCCTCACGAAATAA